The proteins below are encoded in one region of Carettochelys insculpta isolate YL-2023 chromosome 32, ASM3395843v1, whole genome shotgun sequence:
- the LOC142004733 gene encoding olfactory receptor 6N1-like, which translates to MKLTTNILVGNETTIMEFILLGFQDLGNLNGLLFLLFLAIYLATMAGNSLIVVLVVADHHLHTPMYFFLGNLSCLEICYSSTILPRLLAGLLTGDRAVSVPGCIVQLYLFASLAATECCLLSVMSYDRYLAVCKPLHYAALMNGRLCLQLAAGLWIGGFLSVSIFVFLMSQLTFCGPREIDHFFCDFRPMIKLSCTDTHMVEITGFMSSSLFTLPPFLLTLASYVCIISSILRIPSTTGRKKAFSTCSSHLIVVTIFFGTLIMVYLVPQSDTLGDLNKVFSAFYGVLTPLVNPLIYSLRNKEVKEALRKVFLRFLSFK; encoded by the coding sequence ATGAAACTCACAACAAACATACTGGTGGGAAATGAAACGACCATCAtggaattcatcctcttgggatttCAAGACCTCGGTAACCTAAATGgtcttctcttcctgctgtttcttgCGATCTATCTGGCAACTATGGCTGGGAACAGCCTCATCGTGGTGCTCGTTGTGGCTGATCATCACCTCCACACCCCTATGTACTTCTTCCTGGGGAACTTGTCCTGCTTGGAGATCTGCTACAGCTCTACcatcctgcccaggctgctggccggCCTCCTGACTGGGGACAGAGCCGTCTCTGTGCCCGGCTGCATAGTGCAATTGTATCTCTTTGCTTCTCTGGCAGCCACTGAATGTTGTCTGCTATCTGTGATGTCCTACGATCGATACCTAGCAGTATGCAAGCCTCTGCACTATGCAGCCCTTATGAATGGCAGGCTGTGCCTCCAGctagcagctgggctgtggataGGTGGGTTTCTGTCTGTGTCTATCTTTGTTTTTCTGATGTCACAATTAACGTTCTGTGGCCCCCGTGAAAtcgaccatttcttttgtgattttcGCCCAATGATAAAGCTCTCCTGCACTGACACCCACATGGTAGAAATTACTGGTTTCATGTCTTCTTCCCTATTCActctccctccctttctgttgACGCTAGCATCTTACGTTTGCATCATCTCCAGcatcctgagaatcccgtccACCACTGGGAgaaaaaaggccttttccacctgctcctctcacctcattgtgGTGACAATTTTCTTTGGGACCCTCATCATGGTTTATTTGGTCCCACAATCCGATACATTAGGGGACCTTAACAAAGTATTCTCTGCCTTCTATGGAGTCCTGACTCCTCTGGTCAACCCCCTCAtctacagcctcagaaacaaggaGGTGAAGGAAGCCTTGAGGAAAGTTTTCCTTCgatttttgtcttttaaatga